From the genome of uncultured Cohaesibacter sp., one region includes:
- a CDS encoding iron chelate uptake ABC transporter family permease subunit, producing the protein MSRTTLAFVLIVSVLFMALLANLSIGAAAIAPRDVVSTLLQFDENNYDHFIVLYQRVPRALMAIFIGAVMACSGAVLQGITRNPLASPALLGINAGATLFVVAGSVFFSLPEGLQAPAAIAGGLFGFSGCLMVARMIGFQP; encoded by the coding sequence ATGAGCCGTACGACCCTTGCCTTCGTTCTGATTGTCAGTGTGTTGTTCATGGCCTTGTTGGCCAACCTGTCGATCGGCGCTGCTGCGATTGCCCCGCGGGACGTGGTTTCGACCCTGCTCCAGTTCGATGAGAACAATTACGATCACTTCATTGTTCTCTATCAGCGTGTTCCCCGCGCGCTGATGGCGATATTCATCGGCGCTGTCATGGCTTGCAGTGGTGCGGTGTTGCAAGGCATCACCCGCAACCCTTTGGCATCCCCAGCCCTGCTGGGTATCAATGCCGGGGCAACCCTGTTCGTTGTCGCGGGCTCCGTCTTCTTCTCCCTGCCCGAAGGACTTCAGGCCCCGGCCGCAATCGCCGGAGGCCTCTTCGGCTTTTCCGGGTGCCTCATGGTCGCCCGGATGATCGGCTTCCAACCATGA
- a CDS encoding ABC transporter ATP-binding protein, with protein MAQQIAYLPQENHCPDYITLGELVELGGYSRFSLLSGPKAHDRSVFQKALDTVGLSGMENRQVNSLSGGQRQRAWIAMVLAQDTETILLDEPVKSSGPQIPVRRARSGQHPSPRSEGKTVIAVLHDLNLTATYADDVLVLRDGRSIAAGPIADTLTGETIEEAFGLEADIFSRDRRLVCLPKRGAQNDLETGTR; from the coding sequence ATGGCGCAACAGATTGCCTACCTGCCGCAAGAAAATCACTGCCCGGACTATATCACCCTTGGTGAGCTGGTCGAGCTTGGCGGCTATTCGCGCTTTTCCCTGCTTTCCGGTCCAAAGGCCCATGATCGGTCCGTCTTCCAAAAAGCGCTCGACACTGTCGGTCTTTCCGGGATGGAGAACCGTCAGGTCAACTCCCTGTCGGGAGGGCAGCGTCAACGGGCCTGGATCGCTATGGTGTTGGCGCAGGATACAGAAACGATCCTTCTGGACGAGCCGGTCAAATCATCTGGACCTCAAATACCAGTGCGCCGTGCTCGATCTGGTCAGCACCCCTCACCCCGCTCGGAGGGAAAGACCGTCATTGCGGTGTTGCATGACCTCAATCTCACCGCCACCTATGCAGACGATGTACTGGTGCTGCGGGACGGGAGGTCGATCGCAGCCGGTCCGATAGCAGACACGCTCACCGGTGAGACCATCGAAGAGGCGTTTGGTCTTGAGGCGGACATCTTCAGCCGTGATCGGCGTCTTGTGTGCCTGCCCAAGCGTGGTGCCCAGAACGATCTGGAGACGGGCACCAGATGA
- a CDS encoding siderophore-interacting protein, whose translation MHFRLIYPQKHGVKPVWPYLNEARRTVWPEGDEALMRPIYTVRTIDREARSFDFDIFMHEGGPTANWAQRVEEGCEIGLLGPAGGWMPKADHMLMAGDETAHSGHRSYSRTSACNDNRACASQS comes from the coding sequence ATGCATTTCCGGCTGATCTATCCCCAAAAGCATGGTGTGAAGCCCGTCTGGCCCTATCTCAACGAAGCCAGAAGAACCGTTTGGCCAGAGGGCGACGAGGCCCTTATGCGGCCGATCTACACGGTGCGGACCATTGATCGCGAGGCGCGAAGCTTTGATTTCGATATCTTCATGCACGAAGGCGGCCCTACAGCAAATTGGGCACAACGTGTCGAAGAGGGATGTGAAATCGGCTTGCTTGGTCCCGCCGGAGGCTGGATGCCAAAGGCTGATCACATGCTGATGGCTGGCGATGAGACCGCCCATTCCGGCCATCGCTCGTATTCTCGAACATCTGCCTGCAACGACAACCGGGCATGTGCTTCTCAGTCTTGA
- a CDS encoding ABC transporter permease subunit (The N-terminal region of this protein, as described by TIGR01726, is a three transmembrane segment that identifies a subfamily of ABC transporter permease subunits, which specificities that include histidine, arginine, glutamine, glutamate, L-cystine (sic), the opines (in Agrobacterium) octopine and nopaline, etc.), with amino-acid sequence MSGFLDAFFGSNGGSGLMFDTDYFLHFVFSPSPAMLKGMMLTVIAAVISQLGGVTLGGLLAIAGLSRSRFFRSVNQTYIFFFRGTPVLVQLVLIYFGLPYLLGGFDLFPARIHVGPFNLPGALVAGIVTFMLHEAAYMSEIIRAGILSIEEGQEEASKSLGMSPATTMAHIILPQAIRVIIPPLGNQFNQMLKNHIATQRDCRAGNVPHRRGNAIGNLQKLRGLSRCFRLLSGPHGYMDHHPVPDRAPFRTQPQTDHRHGSVSTMTQQTKKMDRIVECANVVAGFGDKAIVKGVDLDVMRGEVVAIIGPSGSGKTTFLRCINHLHPISQGFIRVDGDFVGYEAREDGLLHPLPEKKIAPVRRQIGFVFQRFNLFPHRTALGNVTEAPVRVLKMSRDEANERGKELLRRVGLGDKFDSYPSALSGGQLQRVAIARAPCHEPENVPVRRAHQRPRPGNGRRSDLRDQGSCKPGHDHDRGQPRDAFCARDQRPRRGVR; translated from the coding sequence ATGTCCGGTTTTCTTGATGCCTTTTTCGGTAGCAACGGTGGCTCCGGCCTGATGTTTGATACCGACTATTTTCTGCATTTTGTCTTCTCGCCCTCCCCGGCGATGCTCAAAGGCATGATGCTGACTGTGATTGCTGCTGTCATTTCCCAGCTCGGCGGTGTCACGCTTGGCGGCCTTCTGGCAATCGCAGGTCTCAGCCGATCCCGTTTCTTCCGATCGGTCAACCAAACCTACATTTTCTTCTTTCGCGGCACCCCGGTGCTGGTGCAGCTGGTGCTGATCTATTTCGGCCTACCTTATCTGCTTGGCGGCTTCGATCTGTTCCCGGCGCGGATCCATGTGGGACCGTTCAATCTTCCCGGCGCGCTTGTCGCAGGCATCGTGACCTTCATGCTGCACGAAGCGGCTTATATGAGCGAGATCATTCGCGCGGGCATCCTTTCCATCGAGGAAGGACAGGAAGAGGCCAGCAAGTCGCTGGGCATGTCACCCGCCACAACCATGGCCCACATCATCCTGCCACAGGCCATCCGCGTGATCATTCCACCTCTCGGCAACCAGTTCAACCAGATGCTGAAAAACCACATCGCTACTCAGCGTGATTGCCGTGCCGGAAATGTTCCGCATCGCCGAGGAAATGCAATCGGCAACCTACAAAAGCTTCGAGGTCTATCTCGGTGTTTCCGTCTTCTATCTGGTCCTCACGGGTATATGGACCATCATCCAGTTCCAGATCGAGCGCCATTTCGGACACAGCCGCAAACAGACCATCGCCATGGGAGTGTCTCAACCATGACCCAACAGACAAAAAAGATGGACAGGATTGTCGAATGCGCCAATGTGGTGGCGGGCTTTGGTGACAAGGCCATCGTCAAAGGCGTTGATCTGGATGTCATGCGGGGCGAAGTTGTCGCCATCATCGGTCCGTCCGGCTCTGGCAAGACCACGTTCCTGCGCTGCATCAACCATCTTCACCCAATCAGCCAGGGCTTTATCCGGGTCGACGGCGATTTTGTCGGCTACGAGGCCCGGGAAGACGGCCTTCTGCATCCGCTGCCGGAAAAGAAGATCGCTCCGGTCCGCCGCCAGATCGGCTTTGTGTTCCAGCGTTTCAACCTGTTCCCCCATCGCACGGCGCTTGGCAACGTCACCGAGGCGCCGGTTCGTGTTCTGAAAATGTCGCGGGACGAAGCCAACGAGCGGGGCAAGGAGCTTCTGCGCCGAGTCGGGTTGGGCGACAAGTTCGATTCCTACCCGAGCGCCCTTTCCGGCGGCCAGTTGCAGCGTGTCGCCATCGCCCGCGCCCCTTGCCATGAGCCCGAAAATGTTCCTGTTCGACGAGCCCACCAGCGCCCTCGACCCGGAAATGGTCGGCGAAGTGATCTCCGTGATCAAGGATCTTGCAAGCCAGGGCATGACCATGATCGCGGTCAGCCACGAGATGCGTTTTGTGCGCGAGATCAGCGACCGCGTCGTGGTGTTCGATGA
- a CDS encoding ABC transporter substrate-binding protein yields the protein MRVKIIFCSDLKSPPSQYIAEDGQTPTGVAYDMLEGIGEELNLPIEMFNVAFSGIFAALDSGHCNGIMASTSKNPTRLEKYNFVDYWSVQSGLLVKKGNPDQLSTFEDLSGKRVAVLLGSANERRLKAANDKLTEAGKPVMEIATYPGNTTAFQELDLGRVDAMVSDTLVLSYFMNRSNGKFEIGGAPVPPATLGIIVAKHDVDTAKAFRAALDDMAESGKLTKIIDKWGVGEGLNVCTSTKPCE from the coding sequence ATCAGGGTAAAAATCATCTTTTGCTCGGACCTCAAGAGCCCTCCGAGCCAGTATATCGCCGAAGACGGACAGACCCCGACCGGCGTTGCCTATGACATGCTCGAAGGCATTGGTGAAGAACTGAACCTGCCGATCGAAATGTTCAACGTTGCATTCTCAGGCATTTTCGCCGCACTTGATTCCGGCCATTGCAACGGCATCATGGCCTCGACCTCCAAAAACCCCACGCGCCTCGAAAAATACAATTTCGTCGACTACTGGTCCGTACAGTCCGGCCTGTTGGTCAAGAAAGGCAACCCTGATCAACTCTCGACTTTCGAGGACCTCAGTGGCAAACGTGTTGCAGTTCTGCTTGGCTCAGCCAATGAACGCCGTTTGAAGGCAGCCAATGACAAGCTGACCGAAGCTGGCAAGCCCGTCATGGAAATCGCCACCTATCCTGGCAACACCACCGCTTTCCAGGAACTGGATCTTGGCCGCGTAGACGCCATGGTCAGCGATACGCTCGTGCTGTCCTACTTCATGAACCGCTCCAACGGCAAGTTCGAGATCGGCGGCGCTCCGGTCCCTCCGGCAACTCTTGGCATCATCGTTGCGAAACACGATGTCGATACGGCAAAAGCGTTCCGCGCCGCGCTTGATGACATGGCCGAGTCCGGCAAGCTGACCAAGATCATCGACAAATGGGGCGTCGGCGAAGGTCTCAACGTCTGCACCAGCACAAAACCTTGCGAATAA
- a CDS encoding cyclophilin-like fold protein, with amino-acid sequence MTQNPKQGLSLVVEDLDINIRIALATDSNPELVEAIATQLPLTSPMGHVVISGEGIWMPSRLVYLGQPQMVQRQKGSVYLNAPGQSICITYGIITETAVVNQFGAIPEEDFPALEKLGQAVWKLTVEQPRRVPVIAKLDWIES; translated from the coding sequence ATGACACAGAACCCCAAGCAGGGCCTGAGCCTTGTCGTCGAGGATCTTGACATAAACATCAGGATCGCCCTCGCAACAGATAGCAATCCCGAGCTTGTCGAGGCCATTGCCACCCAGTTGCCCCTCACCAGCCCGATGGGCCATGTGGTCATATCGGGTGAAGGCATCTGGATGCCGTCGCGTCTGGTCTATCTCGGTCAGCCGCAGATGGTCCAGCGCCAGAAGGGGTCGGTCTATCTCAACGCCCCTGGCCAGTCGATCTGTATCACCTATGGCATCATTACGGAAACCGCCGTGGTCAACCAGTTTGGCGCCATCCCGGAAGAGGACTTCCCGGCGCTTGAAAAGCTTGGTCAGGCCGTGTGGAAACTGACCGTCGAACAGCCGCGCCGCGTGCCTGTGATTGCAAAACTCGACTGGATCGAAAGCTGA
- a CDS encoding ABC transporter permease → MTAPVKRKDSAMTPGRFILTLVFAAGLVFMVAPIIIVVATSFTNGGIISFPPQGLGLRWYHAAMERSDFISALGTSVLLAITVSAFTLIIGILIALPIVRGRFRGRKLLENYVLLPLFVPNVVIGFAALPIISYLGLLGTMTAVFVVYAIVILPFVVRSLIGSFHSADMSLENAAQVFGASPMRAFFDTTLQLSIRGIFAASIFAVVSVMDEAVIINFIGGNDVVTFPMRFFSYLSETYDPIASVFATIMIVATTAVMLVLNKLMNFDQLARNLGMQKQK, encoded by the coding sequence ATGACAGCCCCAGTCAAACGCAAGGACAGCGCAATGACGCCCGGCAGGTTCATCCTGACCCTCGTCTTCGCTGCCGGTCTCGTCTTCATGGTCGCACCAATTATTATCGTGGTGGCAACCTCCTTCACCAATGGCGGCATCATTTCCTTTCCGCCGCAAGGGCTGGGGCTGCGGTGGTATCATGCCGCCATGGAGCGCTCCGACTTCATCTCGGCCCTCGGGACCAGTGTGCTTCTGGCCATCACGGTCAGCGCCTTCACGCTGATCATCGGCATCCTCATCGCTTTGCCCATCGTCCGCGGACGGTTCCGTGGCAGAAAGCTGCTTGAAAATTACGTGCTGTTGCCCCTGTTCGTACCCAATGTGGTTATCGGCTTTGCTGCGCTTCCGATCATCAGCTATTTGGGGCTGTTGGGCACAATGACAGCAGTGTTCGTGGTCTATGCCATCGTCATCCTGCCCTTTGTCGTGCGCAGTCTCATCGGCTCGTTCCACAGCGCCGACATGTCGCTGGAGAATGCCGCTCAAGTCTTTGGGGCAAGCCCGATGCGCGCCTTTTTCGACACAACACTTCAACTCTCCATCCGGGGCATTTTCGCGGCAAGCATCTTTGCGGTGGTGTCGGTGATGGACGAAGCGGTGATCATCAACTTCATCGGCGGGAACGACGTTGTCACCTTCCCGATGCGGTTCTTCTCCTACCTCTCCGAGACCTATGACCCCATCGCCTCGGTTTTCGCCACCATCATGATCGTCGCCACAACTGCGGTCATGCTGGTCCTTAACAAACTGATGAATTTCGACCAGTTGGCCCGAAATCTCGGAATGCAAAAACAGAAATAA
- a CDS encoding ABC transporter permease, with amino-acid sequence MTLAISNKKRSRLFASSPLWSLPGLPMALVFGACLVFLVVISFFRPSVLSLFEPGFTMVNYIKAFTSPLYTKAIWLSVLYAVIATPIAALIAYPMAFYIARFAGRFKGFFIAIIVSVFLVTFVVKIFAWQILLQQNGPIAQFLYAIGITSEPESLVGTATGVVIGLIYAPLPYMILAMLASIEGLPRNLEHASAVCGATPLRTFFTVTLPLSMPGVVTSLLFGFALNVAAYIVPAMLGAGKVSMSGLVIQRVSVGFGSIGGNWPLAAALSVQLLIVSMAFSSLLLKFFTGRRWRR; translated from the coding sequence ATGACTCTTGCCATCAGCAACAAGAAGCGCTCGCGGCTCTTTGCCTCTTCGCCCCTGTGGAGCCTGCCCGGCCTTCCAATGGCTCTGGTCTTCGGTGCCTGTCTCGTCTTTCTCGTGGTGATCAGCTTCTTCAGGCCATCGGTGCTGTCGCTGTTCGAGCCCGGGTTCACAATGGTCAACTATATCAAGGCCTTCACGTCTCCGCTTTACACGAAGGCAATCTGGCTCAGCGTTCTCTATGCGGTCATCGCAACACCGATCGCGGCTCTCATTGCCTATCCGATGGCCTTCTACATCGCCCGCTTTGCCGGTCGCTTCAAAGGCTTCTTCATCGCCATCATCGTATCGGTCTTTCTGGTCACCTTCGTGGTCAAGATCTTTGCCTGGCAGATCCTTCTGCAACAGAATGGCCCTATTGCCCAGTTTCTCTATGCCATCGGTATAACGAGCGAACCGGAATCTTTGGTCGGCACGGCAACCGGCGTGGTCATCGGTCTCATCTATGCACCACTGCCCTACATGATCCTTGCCATGCTAGCCTCCATCGAGGGCCTGCCACGCAATCTTGAGCATGCTTCGGCTGTTTGTGGCGCGACTCCGCTGAGGACCTTTTTCACAGTCACGCTGCCGCTGTCCATGCCCGGTGTCGTTACCTCGCTGCTGTTCGGCTTCGCGCTCAATGTGGCTGCTTATATCGTTCCAGCCATGCTCGGCGCGGGCAAGGTTTCCATGTCGGGTCTGGTGATCCAGCGCGTTTCTGTCGGCTTCGGCTCGATTGGTGGCAACTGGCCTCTGGCGGCTGCCCTGTCGGTTCAGCTGCTGATCGTGAGCATGGCCTTCTCGAGCCTTCTTCTCAAATTCTTTACCGGCAGGAGGTGGCGTCGATGA
- a CDS encoding ABC transporter ATP-binding protein — translation MSTPSSTSSTVASHQTAAIELKDISFSYDGERNVLNRLSLHIKPGEFFSLIGPSGCGKTTILGLVSGLMTPDSGQILIGDKDVTTMPTHKRDIGVVFQNYALFPHMTVLENVGYGLKMRGIKEAERKDIVENALDMVGMGAMMQRFPGELSGGQQQRIGLARAVASRPRVMLLDEPLSNLDAKLREQMCIEISDLQQRLGMTMLYVTHDQGEAMAMSSRLAIMNGGIVEELGEPHAVYEKPKSHFGAQFLGNVNLFEATATKKGYRLADDMTLVAASAVDLDTEVTIMVRPEAILLDAPADSANRFEATVTRCVYRGSFDELTLSIPGIEQDILATAYGKRGYSNGDKLHCSIPPENIHILEAGAQS, via the coding sequence TTGAGCACTCCATCGAGCACATCCAGCACCGTTGCATCCCATCAGACAGCAGCCATCGAGCTAAAGGACATAAGCTTTTCCTATGATGGAGAGCGGAATGTGCTCAACCGGCTTTCGCTACATATCAAGCCGGGCGAATTCTTTTCGCTCATCGGCCCAAGCGGCTGCGGCAAGACAACCATTCTCGGCCTCGTTTCCGGTTTGATGACGCCGGATTCAGGACAGATCCTCATCGGTGACAAGGATGTCACCACCATGCCAACGCACAAACGCGACATCGGCGTGGTTTTCCAGAATTATGCACTCTTCCCGCACATGACCGTGCTCGAGAATGTTGGCTATGGTCTGAAAATGCGAGGCATCAAGGAAGCTGAACGCAAGGACATCGTGGAAAATGCCCTCGATATGGTCGGCATGGGTGCGATGATGCAGCGCTTCCCCGGCGAACTATCCGGAGGCCAGCAGCAGCGTATCGGTCTTGCGCGCGCTGTCGCGTCCCGCCCGCGCGTGATGTTGCTCGATGAGCCACTTTCCAACCTTGATGCCAAGCTGCGCGAACAGATGTGCATCGAGATTTCCGACCTGCAGCAGCGCCTCGGCATGACCATGCTCTATGTCACCCACGATCAGGGCGAAGCCATGGCAATGTCCAGCCGGCTCGCCATCATGAATGGCGGCATTGTCGAAGAGCTGGGCGAGCCGCACGCAGTCTATGAAAAGCCCAAAAGCCATTTCGGCGCGCAGTTCCTCGGCAATGTGAATTTGTTCGAGGCAACTGCGACCAAAAAAGGATATCGGCTTGCAGACGACATGACCCTCGTCGCAGCCAGCGCTGTTGATTTGGATACAGAAGTGACGATCATGGTGCGCCCGGAAGCCATTCTGCTCGATGCACCCGCCGACAGCGCCAACCGGTTCGAAGCGACGGTCACACGCTGTGTCTATCGTGGCAGCTTTGACGAGCTGACGCTGTCCATCCCCGGTATTGAACAGGATATTCTGGCGACCGCCTACGGCAAACGTGGCTACTCCAATGGCGACAAGCTCCATTGTTCGATCCCGCCGGAAAACATTCATATTCTGGAGGCCGGAGCACAATCATGA
- a CDS encoding extracellular solute-binding protein codes for MNGSKPSVGFQNYLRTAAKMSLRLNSALLATVFATGFIASAEAQDAPAKPEKLVMNVWGGPFEACISTYSAKPFEKDTGIKVELLTKAPPLAKLQAEGDSPEVDILIGGSVQRGIAEAQGLIVDLDESNIPELKDVYDMAKYRNGVVVNFSSLGLAYDTTKWDKPPTSWFDLVSAETPGKIVVRQPDAQNTVAWMAIMAKELNGDWPTTIDEYEKVGELLNENMKPRLAVIATNTATTRAAFTDAGVSLGVWTDTQVSNFAKASGLPIAFVAPKEGATMIDSTAMVTRTPNKYWAEKLIGYILSHDAQKGCAESGFYAPSNSTVELGDEMVGKVTFGKEAISNLVSVPWDKLNPINQDIAELFYGSVQ; via the coding sequence ATGAATGGATCCAAGCCTTCAGTGGGGTTCCAGAATTACCTACGTACCGCTGCAAAAATGAGTTTGCGCCTCAACAGCGCTCTTTTGGCAACGGTTTTTGCGACCGGCTTCATCGCTTCTGCTGAAGCCCAGGACGCACCGGCAAAACCGGAAAAGCTGGTCATGAACGTCTGGGGTGGCCCGTTCGAGGCCTGCATCAGCACCTATTCGGCCAAACCGTTCGAAAAAGACACCGGCATCAAGGTCGAACTGCTCACCAAGGCTCCGCCACTTGCCAAGCTTCAGGCAGAGGGTGACAGCCCGGAGGTTGACATCCTGATTGGCGGATCGGTCCAGCGCGGTATCGCCGAAGCACAGGGCCTGATTGTCGATCTCGATGAGAGCAACATCCCCGAGCTCAAGGACGTCTACGATATGGCCAAGTATCGCAACGGCGTCGTCGTCAATTTCTCTTCTCTCGGCCTTGCCTACGACACCACCAAATGGGACAAACCGCCGACCTCCTGGTTCGATCTGGTTTCGGCAGAAACTCCGGGCAAGATCGTCGTTCGCCAACCGGACGCCCAGAATACCGTTGCCTGGATGGCAATCATGGCCAAGGAGCTGAATGGTGACTGGCCGACGACCATTGACGAATACGAGAAGGTCGGTGAACTGCTCAACGAGAACATGAAACCGCGCCTCGCAGTGATTGCAACCAACACGGCCACCACGCGCGCAGCCTTCACCGACGCCGGTGTGTCACTCGGCGTCTGGACCGATACGCAGGTCTCGAACTTCGCCAAGGCTTCCGGCCTGCCGATCGCCTTTGTTGCCCCCAAAGAAGGTGCAACCATGATCGACTCCACCGCCATGGTCACCCGGACACCCAACAAATATTGGGCAGAAAAGCTGATCGGCTACATCCTCAGCCATGACGCACAGAAGGGCTGCGCTGAAAGCGGTTTCTATGCACCGTCCAACTCCACCGTCGAGCTTGGTGACGAGATGGTCGGCAAGGTGACGTTTGGCAAGGAAGCCATCTCCAATCTGGTTAGCGTTCCCTGGGACAAGCTCAATCCGATCAATCAGGACATTGCCGAGCTGTTTTACGGTTCGGTTCAATAA
- a CDS encoding LysR substrate-binding domain-containing protein — translation MGTHVPSIDFRHLSNFVQTCQSSSVTSAASKLNLATSSLSSSLRALEEQVEIKLFRRIGRHLYLLPSANWLFHWAVKILHEEAYARSMTQYPSDKLHVILVEFRLKTSIGLVSKALVRAIADMREAHPDLRIDYRFANESGFRWITSQEPHPNPRQPDIIVGYELEHPPSSIGANSIKTLLADHWVTVGAALDGTMENDSALPSTETLSVMKLGDQLIASLVADAELNGYKHRLRFLDELPIALPTLIAENPGTRFILPRSMLTKRLGMSGVAVQPHSPELSADIQYRVGREDDAAIIDFIEAMRWHLENPDDGVIFQPQMTYRQLRYFNQTSKCGSIAAASRAEKVAQPAMSTQIRKLEKVMQGPLFVRQSSGLEPTQLGDRLRRHAQLIESGVDRLFLERQDIASNTQSRLTIGLLPSSGHDSLMTEGVAKALTRFSKDYPECHLSIIEASSSELHQDVSNKVLNFAIVGNAQPQMARISIGKSEKLSLVANKSLGLEAIKRISLSEISQLPLILAPRNLSMHAAALQEAANQKLTLKSVLEIGSVPLLIAMLRQAPLCTILPASAVRADLANGTVTATPVVEEFGQRQLLLIYSTERTLSNLERSLISFLREAFQERSDRFGQRFDLTSEPMPEMAL, via the coding sequence ATGGGAACCCATGTCCCAAGCATCGACTTCCGGCATCTCTCAAACTTTGTTCAGACCTGCCAAAGTTCCTCTGTCACCAGTGCAGCCAGCAAGCTCAATCTTGCCACCTCCTCTCTCAGCTCCAGCCTGCGCGCGCTGGAAGAGCAAGTCGAGATCAAGCTGTTTCGTCGCATAGGGCGGCACCTGTATCTGCTGCCCAGCGCCAACTGGTTGTTCCACTGGGCTGTCAAGATTCTTCATGAGGAAGCCTACGCAAGGTCCATGACCCAGTATCCATCGGACAAGCTGCATGTGATCCTCGTTGAATTCAGACTGAAGACATCAATCGGGCTGGTCTCCAAGGCACTGGTTCGAGCCATCGCTGACATGCGGGAGGCGCACCCGGATCTGCGCATAGACTATCGCTTTGCCAATGAATCCGGCTTTCGCTGGATCACGTCGCAGGAACCACACCCCAATCCGCGGCAACCTGATATCATTGTGGGCTATGAGTTGGAGCACCCCCCTTCTTCTATTGGCGCCAATTCGATCAAAACGCTTCTGGCAGACCATTGGGTCACGGTTGGAGCGGCCCTTGATGGTACAATGGAAAATGACAGCGCCCTGCCCTCCACCGAAACCCTGTCCGTCATGAAACTGGGCGACCAGCTGATTGCCTCTCTGGTTGCCGATGCCGAGCTCAATGGATACAAGCATCGTCTTCGTTTTCTCGATGAACTGCCGATTGCCCTGCCCACGCTAATCGCGGAAAATCCGGGCACCCGCTTCATTCTGCCCAGAAGCATGCTGACCAAGCGTCTTGGCATGAGTGGCGTTGCTGTCCAGCCCCACAGCCCCGAACTTTCAGCCGACATACAATATCGCGTTGGCCGTGAGGACGATGCAGCCATCATCGATTTCATCGAGGCGATGCGCTGGCATCTCGAAAACCCGGACGATGGGGTGATCTTCCAGCCTCAGATGACCTATCGACAATTGCGCTATTTCAACCAGACCAGCAAATGCGGCAGCATTGCCGCTGCGTCGCGGGCGGAAAAGGTGGCCCAGCCAGCCATGTCCACCCAAATCCGCAAACTGGAAAAGGTTATGCAAGGGCCGCTCTTTGTTCGTCAAAGCAGCGGGCTTGAACCGACCCAATTGGGAGACAGGTTGCGTCGCCATGCCCAATTGATCGAGAGTGGTGTGGACCGCCTTTTTCTGGAACGTCAGGATATTGCAAGCAACACCCAGAGCCGGCTGACCATTGGCCTGTTGCCAAGCTCGGGCCACGACAGTCTCATGACCGAAGGTGTGGCAAAGGCACTAACGCGCTTCTCGAAGGACTATCCCGAATGCCATCTTAGCATCATCGAAGCATCAAGCTCTGAATTGCATCAGGATGTCAGCAACAAGGTTCTGAATTTTGCCATCGTTGGCAATGCCCAGCCGCAAATGGCGCGCATAAGCATCGGAAAGAGCGAAAAGCTGTCACTTGTCGCCAATAAATCATTGGGGCTGGAAGCTATAAAGCGAATCTCCCTTTCCGAGATCTCCCAGTTGCCACTCATTCTGGCACCTCGTAACCTGTCCATGCATGCAGCGGCCCTGCAGGAAGCGGCAAACCAGAAGCTCACGCTGAAGTCGGTGCTGGAAATCGGTTCCGTGCCGCTGTTGATCGCCATGCTTCGGCAGGCCCCTCTGTGCACGATCCTTCCAGCATCTGCCGTGCGCGCAGATTTGGCCAACGGCACGGTCACGGCCACGCCCGTTGTCGAGGAGTTCGGCCAGCGCCAGCTGTTGCTGATCTATTCAACGGAACGCACCTTGTCCAACCTGGAGCGATCGCTCATCAGCTTTCTGAGAGAAGCCTTCCAGGAACGTTCCGACCGGTTCGGTCAACGGTTTGATTTGACGTCCGAACCAATGCCAGAGATGGCACTGTAA